In one Pyxidicoccus xibeiensis genomic region, the following are encoded:
- a CDS encoding LamG-like jellyroll fold domain-containing protein, which yields MTRTSPEASLTWDPYADAVAPGTTATVLNASAALGAPDGKAATLLGLLNTALVLDLGAGEEGTGDLRVYYQGLSLALVAQVDFLKADGTLIGSSPLHLVELGLGTHVAVAAYPGNKPYRYVRLRGAVLALYLVDAVETSLRPICGDGVLGGFEICDDGNQLSGDGCNSVCEVEPGYTCTGQPSICTDIDECADGTANCQPGEICVNTPGSYTCEPDLCAGVVCAPLDACHVAGTCNPSTGQCSNPAAPNGTACSDGNACTQPDTCQEGVCTGGPLVGDTTSNLAHQWTFDEASGSTALDSAGTSNGTLGSSASRTVSFDGSGAITLTPTQQCDLNAHVDFGLAPGQFGTGAFTVSYWLKTTFNGPGSGDLIGNRVAGSAGNYLSARLSGSTSEASLEIYEDAAGTNGAGVNVSPSPLNNGSWHHVAYTRSGTSLKVYIDGVLVGSATSAAPTNLTGANSFRIGRRLPTCLGGFYSIPASFDDVRTYSRELTACDVAVLNTH from the coding sequence TTGACGCGTACGAGCCCGGAAGCCTCGCTGACGTGGGACCCGTATGCGGACGCGGTGGCGCCGGGCACCACGGCGACGGTGCTCAACGCGAGCGCGGCGCTGGGCGCGCCGGACGGGAAGGCGGCGACGCTGCTGGGCCTGCTCAACACGGCGCTGGTGCTGGACCTGGGTGCGGGCGAGGAAGGCACCGGCGACCTGCGCGTCTATTACCAGGGCCTGTCACTGGCGCTGGTGGCGCAGGTGGACTTCCTGAAGGCGGATGGGACGCTCATTGGCTCCAGCCCGCTGCACCTGGTGGAGCTGGGACTGGGGACGCATGTGGCGGTGGCGGCGTACCCGGGCAACAAGCCCTATCGCTACGTGCGCCTGAGAGGCGCGGTGCTCGCGCTCTACCTGGTGGACGCGGTGGAGACGTCGCTGCGGCCCATCTGTGGTGATGGAGTGCTGGGCGGATTCGAAATCTGTGACGACGGCAATCAACTCTCTGGAGACGGCTGCAACAGCGTCTGCGAAGTGGAGCCGGGCTACACCTGCACGGGACAGCCGAGCATCTGCACCGACATCGACGAGTGCGCCGACGGGACGGCGAACTGCCAGCCGGGTGAAATCTGCGTCAACACGCCCGGGAGCTACACCTGCGAGCCCGACCTCTGCGCGGGGGTGGTCTGCGCGCCTCTCGACGCGTGCCATGTCGCAGGAACCTGTAATCCGTCGACCGGGCAGTGCTCCAATCCGGCGGCCCCCAATGGAACAGCGTGCAGCGACGGCAACGCATGCACCCAGCCGGACACCTGCCAGGAGGGGGTCTGCACCGGTGGCCCGCTCGTCGGCGACACGACCAGCAACCTGGCCCACCAGTGGACCTTCGACGAGGCCAGCGGCAGCACGGCCCTGGACTCGGCGGGCACGTCGAACGGAACGCTGGGCAGCTCGGCGTCGCGGACGGTCAGCTTCGACGGCTCCGGCGCCATCACGCTCACGCCCACCCAGCAGTGCGATCTCAACGCCCACGTCGACTTCGGCCTCGCGCCCGGGCAATTCGGGACGGGCGCCTTCACAGTGAGCTATTGGCTGAAGACGACCTTCAACGGCCCCGGCAGCGGAGATCTCATCGGGAACCGGGTGGCCGGGAGCGCAGGCAACTACCTCTCGGCAAGGCTCAGCGGCAGCACCTCGGAAGCGTCGCTCGAGATCTACGAGGACGCGGCAGGCACCAACGGTGCAGGCGTCAATGTCTCTCCATCGCCGCTCAACAACGGCAGCTGGCACCACGTCGCCTATACCCGCAGCGGGACCTCGCTCAAAGTGTACATTGACGGCGTGCTGGTCGGCTCCGCGACCAGCGCTGCGCCGACGAACCTCACGGGCGCCAATTCGTTCCGCATCGGCCGCAGGCTGCCGACCTGCCTGGGCGGCTTCTACAGCATTCCGGCTTCGTTCGACGATGTCCGGACCTACAGCCGCGAGCTCACCGCCTGCGACGTCGCCGTGCTGAACACGCACTAA
- a CDS encoding S8 family serine peptidase, with the protein MSSKLSLLAQRLSLGLLLATSIGAQAGADRPNSVPAIERPANPIAGQYIFTFDKTKVTPAEAPAVAQELTRHPHTTLLYVYDGSLLGFAASGLNDGRAVAIATDPRVKSVGQDGSIEPDAVQTTPPWGLDRIDTHARVYDQRYVQSTTGQGVNVYVLDTGIRASHADFGGRVTPAFTAINDGRGTDDCDGHGTHVAGSIGGTTYGVAKGVKLHAVRVFDCNGSGSISGIISAVDWVTKNHQKPAVANMSLSSSAYSLLDDAVRGSIAAGVTYVVTASNQDADACGRSPARASEALTVAASDINDTRGWFSNWGTCVDLFAPGVDIVSAWYTGDTDTASLDGTSMAAPHVTGVAALYLQKFPTATPATVAQALLDGSTQNVIQDPKGSPNRFLYSLLVPFEVVPPPPGVTPKQVAVGSANQIWLLDTAGRHYKWNGSGWDFQRCCVSELSASSDGTLWATHPPDNMRVLRWTGTAWTFFNIPNGMKQVTLANANTVWGLDTAGYLYRYTGSAWEKKIGSVDRISVGEDGVLWATNPADDLRVLEWNGTSWNAFTRPAGMIYVSVGNASNIWGLDPSNRVFKFNGSNWAPVLGSLYQISAAADGTVWGIGGNAEIQRFVGP; encoded by the coding sequence ATGTCGTCGAAGCTGAGTCTCCTGGCGCAGCGTCTGTCACTGGGACTGCTGCTCGCCACCAGTATCGGTGCACAGGCAGGAGCCGACCGCCCGAATTCGGTACCCGCAATCGAGCGGCCGGCAAACCCCATCGCAGGTCAGTACATCTTCACCTTCGACAAAACCAAGGTGACGCCGGCCGAGGCACCGGCCGTGGCACAGGAGTTGACCAGGCACCCCCACACAACGCTGCTGTACGTCTATGACGGGAGCCTGCTGGGCTTCGCCGCCAGCGGGCTGAATGACGGCCGGGCCGTCGCCATCGCCACGGACCCGCGCGTGAAGTCGGTGGGTCAGGACGGAAGCATCGAACCGGACGCCGTGCAGACCACCCCCCCATGGGGCCTGGACCGCATCGATACGCACGCGCGCGTATATGACCAGCGCTACGTGCAGTCCACCACGGGCCAGGGCGTGAATGTCTATGTCCTCGACACGGGCATCCGCGCCTCGCACGCGGACTTCGGCGGGCGGGTCACCCCAGCCTTCACGGCCATCAACGACGGACGCGGCACGGATGACTGCGACGGACACGGCACCCACGTGGCCGGCAGCATCGGAGGCACCACCTACGGTGTGGCCAAGGGCGTGAAGCTCCATGCCGTGCGCGTGTTCGACTGTAACGGAAGCGGGAGCATCAGCGGCATCATATCCGCCGTCGACTGGGTGACGAAGAACCACCAGAAGCCCGCGGTGGCCAACATGAGCCTGAGCTCCAGCGCATACTCGCTCCTCGACGACGCCGTGCGTGGCTCCATCGCGGCCGGAGTGACGTACGTCGTCACCGCGAGCAACCAGGACGCGGACGCGTGCGGCAGGAGTCCCGCGCGTGCCAGCGAGGCGCTGACCGTGGCCGCGTCGGACATCAATGACACACGGGGCTGGTTCTCCAACTGGGGGACCTGCGTGGACCTCTTCGCGCCGGGCGTGGACATCGTCTCCGCCTGGTACACCGGGGACACCGACACCGCCAGCCTGGACGGCACCTCCATGGCCGCTCCCCACGTGACCGGCGTGGCCGCGCTGTACCTCCAGAAGTTCCCCACCGCCACTCCGGCCACCGTGGCGCAGGCGCTCCTGGACGGCAGCACCCAGAACGTCATCCAGGACCCGAAGGGCTCTCCCAACCGGTTCCTCTACTCACTGCTCGTCCCGTTCGAGGTGGTGCCCCCGCCGCCGGGCGTCACGCCGAAGCAGGTCGCCGTCGGGAGCGCGAACCAGATCTGGCTGCTCGACACGGCGGGGCGGCACTACAAGTGGAACGGCTCCGGCTGGGACTTCCAGCGCTGCTGCGTGAGCGAGCTCTCCGCGTCGTCGGATGGCACGCTGTGGGCCACCCACCCGCCGGACAACATGCGCGTGCTGCGGTGGACCGGCACCGCGTGGACCTTCTTCAACATCCCGAATGGGATGAAGCAGGTCACCCTCGCCAATGCGAACACCGTGTGGGGCCTGGACACGGCCGGCTATCTGTACCGGTACACGGGCTCGGCCTGGGAGAAGAAGATCGGCAGCGTCGACCGCATCTCCGTGGGTGAGGACGGCGTGCTGTGGGCCACCAACCCGGCGGATGACCTGCGCGTCCTCGAGTGGAATGGCACCTCGTGGAACGCGTTCACCCGGCCGGCCGGCATGATCTACGTGTCCGTCGGCAATGCCTCCAACATCTGGGGCCTCGACCCGAGCAATCGCGTGTTCAAGTTCAACGGCTCGAACTGGGCGCCCGTGCTCGGCTCGCTCTACCAGATCTCCGCCGCCGCGGACGGAACGGTGTGGGGCATCGGAGGCAACGCCGAAATCCAGCGCTTCGTCGGACCGTGA
- a CDS encoding Kelch repeat-containing protein, with amino-acid sequence MSHGVARFAASSGMSITLPFTASDQPRTAILHHGSGLAALLVLSACGVETTSQPGFAGAAQNAQTQSSMLNTAPLCTAPFWEAVQQQGDIPPALWEAGASFARSGGDPEVVYRFGGQRGNFPSDFPVNDFYALDVTTATWTNLASPQTPAARADTLLIPGPCGNCVSIVGGRDRFRTGSDLMFPEMWTYHVQSHHWEKVPTEDLGDPFAVRRSSALVVEVPDADHPKKTKTFYAFGGVGNTLPRFATTPTGLRNDVAVYDKDTGWSLVTTSGEKPAPRAWAAGGYDPASRSLLVFGGYRLGAAQGPTTPAGELFGPTNYENDLWSLSLDTFTWTQLHPTGPLPSPRDNAVAFFDTAHGGLVIFGGQRFDSLSDELWFYSVEDNQWTQVALDPSSSVPPSRVGGISFVRETPVAYELYLNGGATSDGGASEFLNDLWKLSWPKN; translated from the coding sequence ATGAGCCACGGCGTTGCGCGTTTCGCGGCATCATCGGGCATGTCCATCACGCTACCGTTCACCGCTTCCGACCAACCCCGCACTGCCATCCTTCACCACGGCTCCGGCCTCGCGGCCCTGCTCGTGTTGAGCGCGTGCGGCGTCGAGACGACCTCGCAGCCGGGGTTCGCGGGCGCCGCACAGAACGCACAAACTCAGTCGTCCATGCTGAATACCGCGCCGCTCTGCACGGCCCCGTTCTGGGAGGCTGTTCAGCAGCAGGGAGACATCCCGCCCGCGCTCTGGGAGGCTGGCGCCTCGTTCGCCCGCTCGGGCGGTGACCCGGAGGTCGTCTATCGCTTTGGCGGCCAGCGCGGGAACTTCCCAAGCGATTTTCCCGTCAACGACTTCTATGCCCTGGACGTCACCACGGCCACGTGGACGAACCTCGCCTCGCCGCAAACCCCCGCGGCGCGGGCCGACACCCTGCTGATTCCTGGTCCGTGCGGCAACTGCGTGAGCATCGTGGGAGGGCGGGACCGGTTCCGGACCGGCTCGGATCTGATGTTCCCCGAGATGTGGACCTACCACGTCCAGAGTCACCACTGGGAGAAGGTCCCTACGGAAGACCTGGGAGACCCGTTCGCCGTGCGCCGTTCCTCCGCCCTGGTGGTGGAAGTCCCGGACGCCGACCATCCCAAGAAGACGAAGACGTTCTATGCGTTTGGCGGTGTGGGCAACACGCTTCCACGCTTCGCCACGACGCCCACCGGTCTTCGCAATGATGTCGCCGTCTACGACAAGGACACCGGCTGGAGTCTTGTCACGACGTCCGGTGAGAAGCCCGCGCCTCGCGCCTGGGCAGCTGGCGGGTATGATCCGGCCAGCCGCTCGCTGCTGGTCTTTGGCGGCTACCGCCTCGGGGCAGCTCAGGGGCCCACGACGCCTGCCGGGGAGCTCTTCGGTCCGACGAACTACGAGAACGACCTCTGGTCGCTGAGCCTCGATACGTTCACGTGGACCCAACTCCATCCGACAGGCCCGCTCCCTTCGCCGCGCGACAATGCCGTGGCGTTCTTCGACACCGCCCATGGCGGGCTGGTCATCTTCGGGGGGCAGCGCTTCGACAGCCTCTCCGACGAGCTGTGGTTCTACTCAGTGGAGGACAATCAATGGACCCAGGTGGCCCTCGACCCCTCCTCCTCCGTCCCCCCGTCTCGCGTCGGAGGCATCTCTTTCGTGCGAGAGACTCCCGTCGCCTACGAGCTCTACCTGAACGGCGGGGCGACGTCTGACGGCGGCGCGAGCGAGTTCCTCAACGACCTCTGGAAGCTGTCCTGGCCGAAGAACTGA